ACTCCAGCAGAGATTTCTGCAAGCTGTTATTATGTCCTGTGCGGCAGACAATATCTAGTATCCTCAGCTCCGTTAGATGACCCAACTCTTCTACGATGTCTGTGGAGTCATCAAAGCATAACATTGATAGCTCTTCAAGAGATGTTAGGTTCCTAATCCCTTTTGGTGCTCTTGTACGAATGTCAATGCGTAAGCACATCAAACGCCTTAACCGAACAAAAGTCGAAGGTAAGCTAGAAAGTCCATTTTCACTGACATCCAGTGTTTGTAGAAATTGCAGGTTTCCTATTTCTTCAGGTAGCTGGGCAATGCATGTCTTTCTTAATCCTAGGTACCTCAAGTGAAATAGATTTGCAATATGCTTAAGACTGCAAAGTTGTAAAATCTGACAATTTTAAAGCTCTAATACACGCAAAACTCTAAACTGATTGGTTGGCATTAGATTAACAGCAGGTTGAAAGGCAACAATAGACCTCACTTGTTGAATGCTTATAGTAGTCCACGGCATATCTTGATCAATCTTGCTATTTTGTAGAGATAACCTCCGAACCATTGTGGATGCTGATGATTGATACATGTCATTCAGTATTGTGACAAAGTTTTCTTCATTTGCCAAGGAACAGATAAGATCATGCACCATATCATGTACACGGCAATGTTCTATCATTACACTGTACCCTTGATATGAGGGTTGGATTATACTTCTGTTAATGAGCTCACTGAAGTAACTCTCTCCAAGATCAAACAAACTCTCCCCTTGGTTTTCACATTGTATAAAACCAGCAATCCACATCCATATCAAACGGTCTTTGCTAATTTCATAATCCTCTGGAAACACACTTAGATATAATAAGCAAGTCCTTAGATGGGATGGCAGATCATAATAGCTAAGTAACAAAATCCTTCTCATATTCTTCACATCTAGACTATTTTCCAGTCCAGTGCCAGTAGAGTTGTACACCTTAAACCACTCTATTTTGTTTCCTCCTTTACTAGACAACAAACTAGCTATTGTGATGATAGCTAAGGGCACACCAGCACATTTCCTTAGTATTCTATTAGAAACATCGGCCAGCTGCTCATCAGGACATTTGACTTTGTCTTCATTGCCAAATATTCTTCTATACAATAGTATTCTAGAGTTGTGAAGGCATAGAGGTTTCAGCTTATAAGCACCACCAACTTGTTCGGCGACATTCAAAATACGAGTAGTTGTGATAACTCTGTATCCACAAATATTATCAGGCAGAGAACATCTTATCATTTTCCAAACTAAGATATCCCATATGTCATCAAGAACAATGAAGTATCTGTTTATATGGCAAACATAAAACTCATGTTATTAACAAGTTCTGATTCTGCTCACATACACTGCATTAATTAAGCTGACTAGGTGGATGTCATACTATCATAGCTACAGTATTTACAACCTTCCACTCACTAGATCAATGATAAAAAAAAGAGATATAGTGGTTGTTGCTAATGGGGACATGCAGGACAATTTCTTATTCCTTTTTAGATTTATTATTACTGCCAACTTAGTCTCTGCCTTTCTTATTCCTTTTTAGATTTATTATTACTGCCAACTTAGTCTCTGCATATGGCAGTTAAGGAACAGTAGTGTGCAATGGAGAGTGGAAATTTAATGTCATGAAAAACAAAATATTAGCACCGTAACAAAATTTAATGCCCTCCCTTCCCTTTGAACTCTTACACAACTTCTGCAAGTCTTATGCACCCAGGCACCGTATAATAGGTTATACAAGAGGATCAAAAAGATGGAGAAAGAGAGAAGAAGAGATGGGCAAAGGGGTCAAAGTTGATGGCACAATGCACTCGAAGTGACAAAGTGTCAACTCTCAAATAAATGAACAGAGAGAAACTTGAGTGGTATTAAAATGAACCAGAACTGTTGAGAGGTATTTTTAGCTAAGTTGTGATCTTTCAATGCTACAACACAAAAGTTTCTAAAGAAAACTTCAGATACATGTGTGTTTAGCCTCCATACCTCTTGCTCTGAAGGAACTCGCTGATCTCATCAATAACATTGATCCTTGAATTGTTTCTCTTGGCAAGTTGATAGAATAAGTCCTGGAATAATTTGTCCATTTCAGGATTCTGAGTCACCGAAACAAAAGCAGAGCAATCAAATTGTGCCCTAAGCTTTTGGTAAACCACATTAGCAAGAGTTGTCTTTCCCAAGCCTCCAAATCCAACTATGGAAACTATTTTGTCTTGCTGCCTGTATGCTTCTTTCCTTTCCACCAGAATCTTGATCACCTCATCTCTTACCTCATCAAAGCCAACAAGCTCTGCTGCATTTGTGTACTGAGCCAACAAACGAGGATCAACATTTATCTTGACAGGATGAGCAACAACACTATCGATCTTGTACCTCTCACGCCgatcgctcacctctacgacacgCCTCTTGATGTCTCTTATCTCAGTAGCAATCTTACGGCGCAACCGAAACCGAGTCAACAAATCGAGGCTCCTATCAATGTACTTCCTGAAGCCCTTGGCCTGCTCATTCCCCTTGCCCCACACCACAAATGTGTCGATGCTGTCCTCGATGTCGTAGGACAGCTCTCGTAGATCCCTGGCCCAAATCTTGTCTTGCTCATCGAGCTGGTCTGCCGGTGCCTCCGAGAGCTTCTCGAGGGCAACTTTCATGCTCTCAAGCTCGGCCTGTAGGAACATGATCTCCCCCTTCACCCCCTTTTGCAACTTGTACTCGCCGACGAGCAGATTGCCAAGCTTAGCGAGAAGGCTCCGCAGTGCCCCCGTCACCACCTCCATGGATCTGTTGCTGAGAGAGAGGGAAGGAATAAGATTGCCGTGTGTGCGCAGTGGGCAGAGTGAGTGGAACGCTCAATTGAACTGCGGTGCTCGAATCTAGGACTCACCGGACCTCGAATCTAGGACTCGTCACCGAATCCGGCCGCCGGCTCGCCGCATCGAGCCGACGCTGCGAGGGACTGACAAATTCCGCCGCCCGTGGATCCAGGGTTGCTGAGCGGCCGTTGACTTGGAACAGGAAGAGGACTCGAAAAGCCCGTTGGGATCGGACGAGTTGCTCCGTGCCCGTGCGTCTGACTTTATGATTTTATTATAAGTTGCCCGCTCGTTGTGACAGAAGGAAAAAAAATCTATTAAATATTTTTAGGAACGATAATAAGAATGGTACATATTATTTATGTTTTACCATTTATAAATTCAAAAATTAATAGTTACAAATTTTTTTGGTGATGGCCATGACATCTGTAATATAATTTATTGTTGGCAACTATGGCAACTACTAAGCCTATATCGAACTAACATGCAATTTTGATGGTTTTTTCTCCAACTGCAAAGCACATAAATGTTTAGATATAAATATATCATATCTTTAATTTTTGTTCTATATATGTGCTGGTATAATGAAATATCGAGTTACGTGACCTTTGAGGACCCATAAAAATTTATCAACAAGGAGTTAGCTACCAACTTGTTTGGTCTATCcaatgatgattatgatgagagacctctctcaactTTTCACATGCTAGCCCTCACTGTGGACTATAGAGATATATTTATTTAAACTGGATTAGATAAGTAATAAAGTGTTCAAGATTTCAGTTCACGTTTTGATTAGTTGATTTGTCTGCTAATCTAGATTTCAATAAGACGTTAACAATTTAGTATTAGAAATCTTTATTTTCTTAGAGATTgcaaaaaagttatggttcaaaTATCCATAATATTATTGATTGATTTATTATTTATCTTATTGGAGAAAGAAAAAGATAACCTGGGCGGATAAATGAACAACCAGAAAACAATGAAAAGatcccaaacaaaaaaaaattgcatgGAAACTGAAACGCGTACATGAACCAACGTaggaaaagaaaaatattatttatttattagactAAAACCGAAGAAAACACGGTTTATAGGATTGGGTGGACACAGAATTaactttagaaaaaaaaacagttaCATGATTGCCGAAACCGAGCCACTTTAGGATTATTAGGTTGGACAAAAATATAAAGTGGCCaaaaattttacctctttattattaggtatagattaatataattaattattaaaaaaatatacTATCTCCTTTATAAAATGTACGGTTTTTTCTAAgttattttaaaattttgattATTAcgtttatattaaaaaaaatacgCCCATTTACCCTATCAAATTAATTTATAACCATTTGGTATCAAAAAAATTTATTAAATAATCATTTTTGGTGAATTCTTATTAAATAATTATTTGGGCCAATAGCTCTGCCAATACCTGGCAGTGGAATTACAACAGACCGGTGGAGCAAAAAAATATTGGCCAGCGGAGCAATGGAGTGCAAaaatataggccccgttcggatggtatggttctgaaggaattctggaggaatctgtgagaggaaaacactgctctgaatgaaaaaagaagtggatcaagccgggtttaaggacacgcgaacgggGCATATTGATGTCAAAAAGTATAGTTTTGGAAGCACCTTTCACTaggtttttggcttttggcttcttGATTTTCGAAATGAGTGAAAACAGAGAGTTGTTTCGTAACTGTTTTAGGGAGATAGGGAGAGGATTTTTTATTTGTTTCAACCAAACAGTTTAGAACTGTTCAACATCACATAGTTTATAACAGTTTTTTCATAACTCGCAATTTACAACAACTTTTCCACGGTTCATAGTTAAATCAAACACATCCTAAGTGTGTCTATAATTTTATTAAATTTTTGTTACCTGAATCTAGATATGCATAGGTGAAAATTTATTTCAAGATTACGATTGTATCAACTCTATTTTTTATCCTAAAATCAATAAAGACTTCCTTTATCCAAAACAAAACTGCATGTCCCGCTGGACGTAGCCAGGTAGTCTGTTGCGGCTTTGCAGGTCTGATGGTCCGGATAATTCACATCGCGAATGCCGACAAGAGAACAGCTCACATGGCTCCTTCACTCTATGTAAAGCATTACTGATATcataatttggtttatgtaatcGGTTTTCTTAGTTTTGGCTTCTGGAAGACCTCTGCCTTTCGGTCGAGGTAAGAAAGGAGAAGCGCAATTTTGTTTCTGTAATCGTtccatgaatgaatgaatgaaacaaACATTATTGGGTCATCTACAACACAATTTGCAAGAACGCCATTGCGCGAACAAGTATGCCTCTCATTCTATAAATCCCTCATCTAAAATCAGTAACAGATACAGCATAAGTTAATCAACTCGTGAAACCATGTATAAATTTGATGAGAAAAAGCTTTGGTAATTTTGCCAATTGATCCCAAAATGTACACTCTCTACCCTGATACCGAAAGTCTGAAAACTCTGAATGCCCAAGCTACCTCTGATCATGCATGTACTCTGAATTTCCTATACAGCTATATCAAATCCAAGAAGCAGAGTCCAAAGCAGCACCATTGTCCATTGGCCACTAGATCGCGCACTCCTCCTGGCGGTCACCACCGGCGCCACCGAGGCACTCCATCGCGGCGACGTGCTTCTCGTGCATCGCGGCCAGCTCCGGGTGGCCATACCTCGCCGCAGCAACGGCATAGCACCCGAGCACATACAAGAACGCGAGGAAGACGAGCCCAAAGAACTGGAAGTTAGCGAGCTGCTCGGCGCGCTCCTGCGCGGCGCGCGCATGGCAGTCAATATGGCCGTCGGCGTCACGCGCGCAGCCGGCGGGGAGCATGGGCCCGTAGAGCGTGAACGCCGTCTGGTAGAACCAGAGCCCCTGCAGGGCGATGAGGACGCCCGAGGCGAGGTCCACCGGGAAGCTCTCCGGCAGGAGCGCCCCCAGGACGGTGGCGGCGACGCAGAGCGCCACGAGGAAGACGAGGAGGTAGTGGTAGTAGCCCTCTAGCCCCATGTGCGTCGTGGAGTGGAAGTAGAAGAGCACCAGCTCCGCCGTGAACGCCGTCGCCGCGATGAGGCAGAGTAAGCCGTCCGTCAGCGGGAGGTACCTGTGCGTGTTCGTCGCCGTAAAATGGAAGTTGTCAGCTTTACTGATCTGGTAGTACTACTGAAGAACAATTAAAAGCACTACGTAGGGAGCGAGAACATGAATTCGGACTGGTGATTCGAAAGCAAACAGAGCCTGGCAGTTCAGCTCTGGTACTATTACACCTGAATCGCTTAAAAATTGTTCCTTGCACTAAAAAACCACTGATAAGGTCATGAACTCATGATTGCTGCGTCGTGGGGCACGAATGCATGATTGCTGCGTCGTACTACTACTTCAAAACATGGCCCCCTCTTGTTAACAAACGATCCGATATGGTTGCTCCCTTGCAGGGACAAAGATTCCAAGATGAAACAAAAGGGCAATATGACTGCAGGATAAACAAAAGGCTGCGCAGGGTTGAAGAAGCATGATTGCAGGGGAAAAAGGGTTAAGCAGGCACTCGTTCGGGTGAGGGAGATCAAGGTCCAGTTTAGTTgcaaaaaaatttgcaaaatttttcaagattccccgtcacatcgaatctttggacacatacatgaagcattaaatataaataaaaaataaaactaattacacagtttagacgaaatccacgagacgaatcttttaagcctaattagactatgattggacactaattaccaaataacaacgaaaactgctacagtgccattttgccaaaaatttcggATCTAAACAAGCCCCAATTGCAAAACAGAgtcaggcctggtttagattgcaaattttttcactctctccatcacatcaaatctttagacacatgcatggagtattaaatgtagataaaaaaataactaattacacagtttgattgtaaattacaaaacgaatcttttaagcctagttagaccatgattgaacaataatggtcaaatacaaacgaaaatactacagtgccAACTACGGATTCCAAACCTCAGTCTAACAAGGCCTCAAGCTGCACTTGCTAGTGTATAGGTGCAGTAACACACAATCTGGGACCCCCTGTTCCCAACAGCACTCAAATGCAAAACAGAGTCAGACTGCACTTGCCAGTGTATAGGTGCAGTAACACATTGGCCCCCACCTCGCACTTGTGGTAAAGGTGGAATAAAAACCTTTCTGTCCAGCTCAACCATGTAACGACAGATGCCAAAAGCTTTTCGTTCATTCACTCATAGGACCAGGTAGATTCTGGTCCGATGTGAGGCGACATAAAAGTAGTGGTGAAGAATGGAGAGTCTATTCACTGTTGCATATAGTATAGCAACTGTTATTAGTACTAACAGTAAAGCTAAacattttttccaaaaaaaaatgcaaAGTCAGTGTGGCAATTGCCTACTACACGGAGAACAGCACCCCATGCGCATTCAAAAAGGCACGCCGCCACGAAATTCCCTTTCGTCAAAACATGAATTTCTTCCACCAAAACATGGCTACTAGCGGTAGCAAGAGACAAGCAAGCAGGTCGTGGATGGATTTGCAGTAGGCATCACCGCATCAGGCAAGCTGGACCACCAGCTCTTTGTGAGCTGGATGGACCACATGGCTGACGGCTGGGCCCGTCAAGAATCCAGATGCGGACGGCGCAATAGTCAAAAACCATCCGCCGCAACGAAGATTCGTACGCCCCCGCCACCCAACTAATCCAACCAACCAATTGATGGTAATAACAATGgcacctttttcttttcttccaaTCCCCAGGTACGACGCCCGTGGTGGCAGTTAGTAGCTAGTACTAGTACCATCTTCTTCATCGTGTTTATCGTGAATCCAACAGATCCTAGTATTATTTTAGAACGATCCAAGGTTTAATTTTACTATACTGTAATTACTAAACTTCGCTCGTCGGGGGAAAAAAGATGAAAAAAAAGGCGAGGTTTTTAGCTGAAAAATCGGATCTTGATCACGCCGGCCGTGCCGCCGACGTTGACGTTGATCCGAGCATGTGAAATGAAACAAGGTCAGAGGAGGGCGGGGCGTGTTGCCGCGGGTGACCGACGACTGAGACTGACCTGGGCCAGAGCTGGGAGGCGAGCGCGAGGGCGCCGAAGAGGAAGAACATGAGGAGCATCCCGCCGTGCTCCAGGTCGTTGAGGTGCGCCGGGTTGACCTCCCCGCCGTCCACGAAGATCCGGAGGTGCGTGGAGTAGAGCACCTCCACGCACATGTCCGCGAACGCGCCGCCGGCGATCACGTAGAGCTCCAGCAGCCGCAGCGGCGAGGACGACGGGACGGGGTTCCAGGCGCGGACGCGGAACGTCGAGGGCGACGCGGCGTGGCGCGCCGCCGCGGACCAGACCCGCCATAGCCCCACCAGCAGGAACAGAGTGCCCGGGAGCACGTGGCCCTTGAACGACCCCATCGCCCCGCCCAGAGGGCGCAGCGGGACGGatcgatggatggatggatcgatCGGCCGGTCGACGGCTGAGTCAGTCGGTCACCGCACCGCACGGCGCCGCGGAGTCGGGCCGAGGAGAGGAGGTGGAGGGAGTTGACTTTTCTTCGTCCGCGTCCTCGGGACGGCTTGGTTGTTTCGTGAGCGACCGGCTGGGTCGGCGACGGTCGGCGGGGAAAGATCCCGTCGCGCCGTGGCCCCGATCGATCGAGCGAGGAAGCGGGAGGAGAGCGCTGGCGGGCGGGCCTAGGGGAGCTGCAGCAGGGGAGGGGAGGATCAGCGATCAGATGCGATGCTAGATGGAGCGAATCATTGCTTTATCATGGGAGGGAGCCTGCCGAACCGCAGAAAGAATCATGAGAGAAGCGTAAagcggagggagagggagagggtggaGAACTGGAGGAGGAGGTTCGTGCACGTACGGGCGGTTGATCTCGCCTTTCCGGGGGCGACGACGGATGGCGGCCTGCTACTGCTACCTCGTGTCTGGTCTCGTTGGATGGACACCTCTGCTCCTACTACTAGGCTGCAGCAGCGGCTCGAATGGAGAAGCCAGCCGTTCCGTGACCAGACCAGACCAGGAGGATCTATCTATAGGCGTTGGAGTTGGTGCGTGACGGGGTCCGTCCGTGGATGCTGCTGCCCCCTCTGCCCACCCCTGCTACGCTGCTGCTCCCCCACGTGTTTCGTTTCGTCGGCGGTGCTGCCGATGGACGCACACAGCACAGCGGCAGCCGGCAGCGGTCATACAGGCTTGctaggcccttgtttagttcaccaAGCCCTCGTTTAGTTACCCAAAAtataaactttggcactatgtaaaaagaagattttccgtcacatcaaacttgcggtacatgcatggagtactaaatgttaacgaaataaaaactaattgcacagtttggttgtactttgcgagacgaacgttttgagtctaattagtcaacgattggacaattattaccaaataaaaacgaaacgctacagtgcgctacagtgccAACCGAATTCCGTCGGCGCCAACTCTGGGGTGACCTAAACGGGCCCTAGAAGAGGAACCAACGGTGCTCAGCATTTCCCATGGAAAGCTCTTCACAAGCTTAAACCAACATGGGCATAGCTCATAGCATGGTCATTATTGGTGGCCGTAGTGATGATTCTAgaatgtgtttgagaaggatcgAAGCGCCAATTGATGTTGGCGGCTACCTGAGTCAACAATGGCTTTCACTAGACATGAGCAGTGTAATTTTGTGATGGATTTAGCCAACTTTTAAGGCAAAAAAAAGGAAACTAGGAATCTACAAGAGAAGGTACGATAAAACACTAAAACTTAACAACAGGGGCCAAGAAAACGAAGAATTTATGAGGAAATAGAGTTTTATTTAAAAACAAAGCtcaccaaaacaaaacaaaacaaaaagtaaTCAATGCAGAACTTGGATGGCCACGCGGTAGATCAAATGCTTTTGGCACTCGGGGTGGGTCAAAAGGCAAACAGACCGAAAGACTTAACACGAGACCTgttcaaatttatgaaagcaAGGTGTAGAACGGTGACCGATGACCTGCGTGTTTGGATCGAGTGACTAAAACTTAGGAGGTGTTACGTGTATGGGgtattcggatattaataaaaaaataaattatataatcagTCAGTACTTCACTacacgaatttattaagcctaattaattcatcattagcacatatttactgtaccaACACAtcatcaaatcatggactaattagtcttaaaagattcgtctcgcaaattagtcgcaaactatacaatttgtttcgtaattagtctatatttaatacttcatgcatgtattcaaacatccgatgtgacggcgactaaagtttaggaggaggaaccaaacaccccctaacccAAGATAAGAGACCGAAACTTCCAGAGTTCATCCACCTCAGCTCCGACGTCCGGCCCTCCCCTCGGCACCTTTCTCAAGCAATAGCAAGGCGAAAACAAAAGACCCCAGATCCATTCTTTTGATTCTTCAGAGTCCCTCGCCCTGttcacttggcttataagccgtactttttcaaccaacgaatagtatttttctctcacaacaaatcagccagcagtactttcagccataacttatcagccaaacgaataaATTGAAGTTttcgttttctattttttttattgcattgtgttttttttaaagaaaTGTTGCATTGTGTTCTGGTAACGTTGAGTATTACCAGGGGCGACACCAGGTTCACTTTGCCTGGTGCCTCGTTACTAGGGTAAAAATATATTTTACCTAACATATATTTTAAAAAATTATATATACTGTTTGAGTTGTGCACCAAGATTAATTTTATACTGGTTTTGCCTCTTATTACTATTGCATCTATGCATTGAAATTTTTTCATACGTGGAATAGCCAGCAGCCgtgaaatcctggctccgccGCTGCACCGCACGCAGTGAAGTCCGGAACGAGGAGGCGGCGTAGGTGCTGGTGCGTCACGGGACCGAATGACcgatgg
This sequence is a window from Miscanthus floridulus cultivar M001 chromosome 10, ASM1932011v1, whole genome shotgun sequence. Protein-coding genes within it:
- the LOC136487058 gene encoding uncharacterized protein; amino-acid sequence: MGSFKGHVLPGTLFLLVGLWRVWSAAARHAASPSTFRVRAWNPVPSSSPLRLLELYVIAGGAFADMCVEVLYSTHLRIFVDGGEVNPAHLNDLEHGGMLLMFFLFGALALASQLWPRYLPLTDGLLCLIAATAFTAELVLFYFHSTTHMGLEGYYHYLLVFLVALCVAATVLGALLPESFPVDLASGVLIALQGLWFYQTAFTLYGPMLPAGCARDADGHIDCHARAAQERAEQLANFQFFGLVFLAFLYVLGCYAVAAARYGHPELAAMHEKHVAAMECLGGAGGDRQEECAI